A stretch of Arthrobacter sp. NEB 688 DNA encodes these proteins:
- the hutH gene encoding histidine ammonia-lyase gives MGGMTATSAVLPEHVVVGAGPLTIEQVVAVARHGARVVLDDAAVAEVRRTRGIIRDLADDTVPHYGISTGFGALATRHIPVDLRHRLQRSLIRSHAAGSGPEVEREVVRALMLLRVATLATGRTGIREETLRTYAGMLDAGITPVVHEYGSLGCSGDLAPLSHCALALMGEGEVRDAAGERMPAADALAAAGLTPVELEEKEGLALVNGTDGMLGMLCLALHDLRGLLVVADVAAAMSVEGLLGTDDVFTADLHALRPQPGQAVSAANIRKVMAHSPIRESHRTEECTRVQDAYSLRCAPQVAGGARDTLDHAARVAGWELASAVDNPVVTPDGRVESNGNFHGAPVAYVLDFLAIVAADVASMSERRTDRFLDVSRSNGLPPFLADDPGVDSGHMIAQYTQAAIVSEMKRLAAPASVDSIPSSAMQEDHVSMGWSGARKLRRSVDGLARVLAVEVLTAARGLQLRAPLQPAPASGAVVGALVAAGASAPGPDRFLAPEVEVAHGLVVDGTVRRVVEAVTGPLA, from the coding sequence ATGGGAGGCATGACCGCCACCTCCGCCGTCCTGCCCGAGCACGTCGTCGTCGGCGCCGGCCCGCTGACGATCGAGCAGGTCGTCGCCGTCGCGCGGCACGGCGCCCGGGTCGTCCTCGACGACGCCGCCGTGGCCGAGGTGCGCCGCACCCGCGGGATCATCCGCGACCTCGCCGACGACACCGTGCCGCACTACGGCATCTCGACCGGGTTCGGCGCGCTCGCGACGCGGCACATCCCCGTCGACCTACGACACCGGTTGCAGCGCAGCCTGATCCGCAGCCACGCGGCGGGCTCCGGCCCCGAGGTCGAGCGCGAGGTCGTCCGCGCCCTCATGCTCCTGCGCGTCGCGACCCTGGCCACCGGGCGCACCGGCATCCGCGAGGAGACGCTGCGCACCTACGCCGGGATGCTCGACGCCGGCATCACCCCGGTCGTCCACGAGTACGGCTCGCTCGGCTGCTCGGGCGACCTCGCGCCGCTGTCGCACTGCGCGCTCGCGCTCATGGGGGAGGGCGAGGTGCGCGACGCCGCCGGGGAGCGGATGCCGGCCGCCGACGCGCTCGCCGCCGCCGGGCTCACCCCCGTCGAGCTCGAGGAGAAGGAGGGGCTCGCGCTCGTCAACGGCACCGACGGGATGCTCGGGATGCTCTGCCTCGCGCTGCACGACCTGCGCGGGCTGCTCGTCGTCGCCGACGTCGCCGCGGCCATGTCGGTCGAGGGGCTGCTCGGCACCGACGACGTCTTCACCGCCGACCTCCACGCGCTGCGACCGCAGCCGGGCCAGGCCGTGTCGGCGGCGAACATCCGGAAGGTCATGGCGCACAGCCCGATCCGCGAGTCGCACCGCACCGAGGAGTGCACGCGCGTCCAGGACGCGTACTCGCTGCGGTGCGCGCCGCAGGTCGCCGGCGGCGCCCGCGACACGCTCGACCACGCCGCCCGCGTCGCCGGGTGGGAGCTCGCGTCCGCGGTCGACAACCCGGTGGTCACCCCGGACGGCCGGGTCGAGTCCAACGGCAACTTCCACGGGGCGCCCGTCGCCTACGTCCTCGACTTCCTCGCGATCGTCGCGGCCGACGTCGCCTCGATGTCCGAGCGGCGCACCGACCGGTTCCTCGACGTCTCGCGCAGCAACGGCCTGCCGCCCTTCCTCGCCGACGACCCCGGCGTCGACAGCGGCCACATGATCGCGCAGTACACCCAGGCGGCCATCGTCTCGGAGATGAAGCGGCTCGCGGCGCCGGCTTCGGTCGACTCCATCCCGTCCTCGGCGATGCAGGAGGACCACGTGTCGATGGGCTGGTCCGGGGCGCGCAAGCTGCGGCGGTCGGTCGACGGCCTCGCGCGGGTGCTGGCCGTCGAGGTGCTGACGGCGGCGCGCGGTCTTCAGCTGCGCGCGCCGCTGCAGCCGGCGCCCGCCAGCGGTGCGGTGGTCGGGGCGCTCGTCGCGGCCGGGGCGTCGGCGCCCGGACCCGACCGCTTCCTCGCGCCCGAGGTCGAGGTCGCGCACGGGCTCGTCGTCGACGGCACCGTCCGCCGCGTCGTCGAGGCGGTCACCGGCCCCCTCGCCTGA
- a CDS encoding class I SAM-dependent methyltransferase → MTTHEAQHPGRPEPHDADGPDPAHGYALRDDESVWDARYAELDRVWSGEPNHALTVEAATLAPGRALDVGCGEGADAVWLATRGWSVTALDPSGVALGRARAAAEASRVSVEWVHAGLVEADLPVGGFDLVSVFYPALDLETAPVERLASLVAPGGTMVFVHHADVDRERALEHGFDPDLLLSPAGVASALGDGWDVVGPERRARSISGGSGAHHHDDLVVRATRTC, encoded by the coding sequence ATGACGACGCACGAGGCGCAGCATCCCGGCAGGCCCGAGCCGCACGACGCTGACGGGCCGGACCCCGCGCACGGGTACGCGCTGCGCGACGACGAGTCGGTCTGGGACGCCCGCTACGCCGAGCTCGACCGCGTGTGGAGCGGGGAACCGAACCACGCGCTGACCGTCGAGGCCGCGACGCTGGCCCCCGGCCGCGCGCTCGACGTCGGCTGCGGCGAGGGCGCCGACGCGGTGTGGCTCGCGACGCGGGGATGGTCGGTGACGGCGCTCGACCCGTCCGGCGTGGCCCTGGGTCGCGCGCGGGCGGCCGCCGAGGCGTCGCGGGTGTCGGTCGAGTGGGTGCACGCCGGGCTCGTCGAGGCCGACCTGCCCGTGGGCGGGTTCGACCTCGTGTCGGTGTTCTACCCGGCGCTCGACCTCGAGACCGCGCCGGTCGAGCGGCTGGCCTCGCTCGTCGCGCCCGGCGGGACGATGGTCTTCGTCCACCACGCCGACGTCGACCGCGAGCGGGCGCTCGAGCACGGCTTCGACCCCGACCTGCTCCTCTCGCCGGCGGGGGTCGCCTCGGCGCTCGGCGACGGCTGGGACGTCGTCGGGCCGGAGCGCCGGGCCCGGAGCATCAGCGGCGGGTCGGGCGCGCACCACCACGACGACCTCGTCGTCCGCGCCACCCGCACCTGCTGA
- the hutU gene encoding urocanate hydratase, whose amino-acid sequence MDGARPVRAPRGTTLTARQWSTEAPLRMLMNNLDPEVAERPDDLVVYGGTGRAARDWRSFDAMVRTLTNLKADETMLVQSGRPVGVMQTHEWAPRVLIANSNLVGDWATWPEFRRLEHLGLTMYGQMTAGSWIYIGTQGIVQGTYETFAAVAEKRFGGTLAGTLTLTAGCGGMGGAQPLAVTMNGGACLVVDVDPARLHRRVEHRYLDEVAHSLDDAVERVLRAKDERRALSVGVEGNAAAVFPELLRRAVPIDVVTDQTSAHDPLSYLPEGIGLDEWAEYAEKKPEEFTDRARASMARHVEAMVGFQDAGAEVFDYGNSIRDEARQGGYDRAFDFPGFVPAYIRPLFCQGKGPFRWAALSGDPKDIASTDRAVLDLFPDDDRLHRWMRGAQERIAFQGLPARICWLGQGERDKAGLAINDLVRTGEVSAPVVIGRDHLDTGSVASPYRETESMLDGSDAIADWPLLNALVNTASGASWVSIHHGGGVGIGRSLHAGQVSLADGTDLAAQKLERVLTNDPAMGVIRHVDAGYDEAEQTAAAQGVRVPMRES is encoded by the coding sequence ATGGACGGCGCCCGCCCGGTCCGCGCACCCCGCGGCACGACCCTGACCGCCCGCCAGTGGAGCACCGAGGCCCCGCTGCGGATGCTCATGAACAACCTCGACCCCGAGGTGGCCGAGCGGCCGGACGACCTCGTCGTCTACGGCGGCACCGGCCGCGCCGCGCGCGACTGGCGCTCGTTCGACGCGATGGTCCGCACCCTGACCAACCTCAAGGCCGACGAGACGATGCTCGTCCAGAGCGGCCGCCCGGTCGGCGTCATGCAGACCCACGAGTGGGCGCCGCGCGTGCTCATCGCCAACTCCAACCTCGTCGGCGACTGGGCGACGTGGCCGGAGTTCCGCCGCCTCGAGCACCTCGGCCTGACCATGTACGGCCAGATGACGGCCGGCTCGTGGATCTACATCGGCACCCAGGGCATCGTCCAGGGCACCTACGAGACCTTCGCGGCCGTCGCCGAGAAGCGCTTCGGCGGCACGCTGGCCGGCACCCTCACCCTGACGGCCGGCTGCGGCGGGATGGGCGGCGCGCAGCCGCTCGCGGTGACGATGAACGGCGGCGCGTGCTTGGTCGTCGACGTCGACCCCGCCCGCCTGCACCGCCGGGTCGAGCACCGCTACCTCGACGAGGTCGCCCACTCCCTCGACGACGCCGTCGAGCGCGTGCTGCGCGCCAAGGACGAGCGCCGGGCCCTCTCGGTCGGCGTCGAGGGCAACGCGGCCGCGGTCTTCCCCGAGCTGCTGCGCCGCGCTGTGCCGATCGACGTCGTCACCGACCAGACGAGCGCGCACGACCCGCTCTCCTACCTGCCCGAGGGCATCGGCCTCGACGAGTGGGCCGAGTACGCCGAGAAGAAGCCGGAGGAGTTCACCGACCGCGCCCGCGCGTCGATGGCCCGCCACGTCGAGGCGATGGTCGGCTTCCAGGACGCCGGCGCCGAGGTCTTCGACTACGGCAACAGCATCCGCGACGAGGCCCGCCAGGGCGGCTACGACCGGGCGTTCGACTTCCCCGGGTTCGTGCCGGCGTACATCCGCCCGCTGTTCTGCCAGGGCAAGGGCCCCTTCCGCTGGGCGGCCCTGTCGGGCGACCCGAAGGACATCGCGTCCACCGACCGCGCCGTGCTCGACCTCTTCCCCGACGACGACCGCCTGCACCGCTGGATGCGGGGGGCGCAGGAGCGCATCGCCTTCCAGGGCCTGCCGGCGCGCATCTGCTGGCTCGGCCAGGGCGAGCGCGACAAGGCGGGGCTGGCCATCAACGACCTCGTGCGCACCGGCGAGGTCAGCGCCCCGGTCGTCATCGGCCGCGACCACCTCGACACCGGCTCGGTCGCGAGCCCCTACCGCGAGACCGAGTCGATGCTCGACGGCTCCGACGCGATCGCCGACTGGCCGCTGCTCAACGCGCTCGTCAACACCGCGTCGGGCGCGAGCTGGGTCTCCATCCATCACGGCGGCGGGGTCGGCATCGGCCGCTCGCTGCACGCCGGGCAGGTGAGCCTCGCCGACGGCACCGACCTCGCGGCGCAGAAGCTCGAGCGGGTGCTGACCAACGACCCGGCGATGGGTGTCATCCGGCACGTCGACGCGGGCTACGACGAGGCCGAGCAGACCGCCGCGGCGCAGGGCGTCCGCGTCCCGATGCGCGAGTCCTGA
- a CDS encoding YbaK/EbsC family protein — protein sequence MDDGADRARAALAESGMAYDITSHGRVGSLEEAARLRGVEPSGIVKTLVVRRGDDDHLFVLVPGDREISWPKLRAHLGVNRLSMPPADVARDVTGYERGTITPFGALRRLPVVADATLTGRTVSIGAGAHGVAATVGADALVAVLDADVADVTDPVTPR from the coding sequence ATGGATGACGGAGCCGACCGCGCACGCGCCGCCCTCGCCGAGTCGGGCATGGCGTACGACATCACGAGCCACGGCCGGGTCGGCTCGCTCGAGGAGGCGGCCCGGCTGCGCGGGGTCGAGCCGTCGGGCATCGTCAAGACGCTCGTCGTGCGCCGCGGCGACGACGACCACCTCTTCGTGCTCGTCCCCGGCGACCGCGAGATCTCGTGGCCCAAGCTGCGGGCGCACCTCGGGGTCAACCGGCTCTCGATGCCGCCCGCCGACGTGGCGCGCGACGTCACCGGCTACGAGCGCGGCACCATCACGCCGTTCGGGGCGCTGCGCCGGCTGCCCGTCGTCGCCGACGCGACGCTGACCGGCCGGACGGTCTCGATCGGCGCCGGCGCGCACGGCGTGGCCGCCACCGTCGGGGCCGACGCGCTCGTCGCGGTCCTCGACGCCGACGTCGCGGACGTCACCGACCCCGTCACCCCCCGCTGA
- a CDS encoding allantoate amidohydrolase → MSNRSASPGGTLAFRRMWADLETVGLDADSGGYRRFAWTRTDHDLREWFAGEAQARGLDLTTDRMGNQWAWWGDPDAAVAAGTPGLVIGSHLDSVPDGGAFDGPLGVVSALAALDEVRASGLAPARPVGVVNFADEEGARFGVACAGSRVITGAMSPDRARGLKDADGLTMAEAMHAAGRDPQWLGRDDETLARVGTFVELHVEQGLALDHLGHAVGVGSDIWPHGRWRIDVPGEANHAGTTALDEREDAMLGLAAAIISARRAAEEHACVATVGKVEVVPGGVNAIASCATAWLDARGTDPDAVRRVVADVRDVVSDFDALVTEESWTPVTDFDPVLTRRIATLLGGVPVIGTGAGHDAGILANAGVPTTMLFVRNPTGVSHSPDEWASADDCLSGVAALAAVVTDLAGPPAA, encoded by the coding sequence ATGTCCAACAGGTCGGCATCTCCGGGGGGAACCCTCGCCTTCCGCCGGATGTGGGCCGACCTCGAGACCGTGGGGCTGGACGCCGACTCCGGTGGGTACCGGCGCTTCGCGTGGACCCGCACCGACCACGACCTGCGGGAGTGGTTCGCCGGGGAGGCCCAGGCGCGCGGGCTCGACCTGACGACCGACCGGATGGGCAACCAGTGGGCCTGGTGGGGCGACCCCGACGCCGCCGTCGCCGCCGGCACCCCCGGGCTCGTCATCGGCTCGCACCTCGACTCCGTGCCCGACGGTGGCGCGTTCGACGGCCCGCTCGGCGTCGTCAGCGCGCTCGCGGCGCTCGACGAGGTCCGCGCGAGCGGCCTCGCGCCCGCCCGGCCCGTCGGGGTCGTCAACTTCGCCGACGAGGAGGGCGCCCGGTTCGGGGTCGCCTGCGCCGGCTCCCGCGTCATCACCGGCGCGATGTCGCCCGACCGCGCCCGCGGCCTCAAGGACGCCGACGGCCTGACGATGGCCGAGGCGATGCACGCCGCCGGCCGCGACCCCCAGTGGCTCGGGCGCGACGACGAGACGCTGGCCCGGGTCGGCACCTTCGTCGAGCTGCACGTCGAGCAGGGCCTGGCCCTGGACCACCTCGGCCACGCGGTGGGGGTCGGCAGCGACATCTGGCCGCACGGCCGCTGGCGCATCGACGTCCCCGGCGAGGCCAACCACGCCGGCACCACCGCCCTCGACGAGCGCGAGGACGCGATGCTCGGCCTCGCCGCCGCCATCATCTCCGCCCGCCGCGCGGCCGAGGAGCACGCCTGCGTCGCGACCGTCGGCAAGGTCGAGGTCGTCCCCGGGGGCGTCAACGCCATCGCCAGCTGCGCCACCGCCTGGCTCGACGCCCGCGGCACCGACCCCGACGCGGTGCGCCGCGTGGTCGCCGACGTCCGCGACGTCGTGTCCGACTTCGACGCCCTCGTCACCGAGGAGTCGTGGACGCCGGTCACCGACTTCGACCCGGTGCTGACCCGCCGCATCGCGACCCTCCTCGGGGGCGTCCCCGTCATCGGGACGGGCGCCGGCCACGACGCCGGGATCCTCGCGAACGCCGGCGTCCCGACGACGATGCTGTTCGTGCGCAACCCGACCGGCGTCAGCCACAGCCCCGACGAGTGGGCCTCGGCCGACGACTGCCTCAGCGGTGTCGCGGCCCTCGCCGCCGTCGTCACCGACCTCGCCGGGCCGCCTGCTGCATGA
- a CDS encoding formimidoylglutamate deiminase, whose translation MSTFWCEHAVLPGGTRRHVRVATERGRILEVLAEQPIQPGDVVLRGLVLPGLANAHSHAFHRALRGRTHGGGGNFWTWREGMYALAGRLDPDSYRALATAVFAEMVLAGYTAVGEFHYLHHAPGGTPYDDPNAMGLALVDAARAAGVRLTLLDTVYLSGGLTGSGHVPLDPVQQRFSDGSAEGWLERVSALTADEHWRVGAAVHSVRAVPLDDLAVVGDVAGREHWPLHAHLSEQPGENLACESFYGRTPARLLADEGLLTTETSLVHATHLTDDDIRLIGGAEATAVFCPTTERDLADGIGPARALADAGAHLAVGSDQHAVVDPFEEVRGVEMHERLTTLERGRFAPLDLLAMGTLDGYRSLGWADGGLVAGGHVADLVAVRTDSPRTAGAALDQLLYAATSADVTDVVVGGEHVVSAGVHRLGDVGRLLAEAITAVRR comes from the coding sequence ATGAGCACGTTCTGGTGCGAGCACGCGGTGCTCCCCGGGGGCACCCGTCGCCACGTCCGGGTCGCGACCGAGCGCGGGCGCATCCTCGAAGTCCTCGCCGAGCAGCCGATCCAGCCGGGCGACGTCGTCCTGCGCGGTCTCGTCCTGCCCGGCCTCGCCAACGCCCACAGCCACGCCTTCCACCGCGCGCTGCGCGGGCGCACCCACGGCGGCGGCGGCAACTTCTGGACCTGGCGCGAGGGGATGTACGCCCTCGCCGGCCGGCTCGACCCCGACTCCTACCGTGCTCTCGCGACGGCGGTGTTCGCCGAGATGGTCCTCGCCGGGTACACGGCCGTCGGGGAGTTCCACTACCTCCACCACGCACCGGGCGGCACGCCGTACGACGACCCCAACGCGATGGGCCTGGCGCTCGTCGACGCGGCGCGGGCGGCGGGCGTCCGGCTGACCCTCCTCGACACGGTCTACCTCTCCGGCGGGCTGACCGGCTCGGGCCACGTGCCCCTCGACCCGGTGCAGCAGCGCTTCTCCGACGGCTCCGCCGAGGGATGGCTCGAGCGGGTCAGCGCCCTGACCGCCGACGAGCACTGGCGCGTCGGGGCCGCCGTGCACTCGGTGCGGGCCGTGCCGCTCGACGACCTCGCCGTCGTCGGTGACGTCGCGGGGCGGGAGCACTGGCCCCTGCACGCGCACCTGTCCGAGCAGCCCGGCGAGAACCTCGCGTGCGAGTCGTTCTACGGCCGCACGCCGGCCCGCCTCCTCGCCGACGAGGGGCTGCTGACCACCGAGACCTCGCTCGTCCACGCGACGCACCTGACCGACGACGACATCCGCCTCATCGGCGGCGCCGAGGCCACGGCGGTGTTCTGCCCGACGACCGAGCGCGACCTCGCCGACGGCATCGGCCCGGCCCGTGCGCTCGCCGACGCCGGGGCGCACCTGGCCGTCGGGTCCGACCAGCACGCGGTCGTCGACCCCTTCGAGGAGGTGCGAGGCGTCGAGATGCACGAGCGCCTGACGACCCTCGAGCGCGGCCGGTTCGCCCCCCTCGACCTCCTCGCGATGGGCACGCTCGACGGCTACCGCTCGCTCGGCTGGGCCGACGGCGGCCTCGTCGCGGGCGGTCACGTCGCCGACCTCGTCGCGGTGCGCACCGACAGCCCTCGCACGGCCGGCGCCGCGCTCGACCAGCTCCTCTACGCCGCCACCTCGGCCGACGTGACGGACGTCGTCGTCGGGGGCGAGCACGTCGTCAGCGCAGGCGTGCACCGGCTCGGCGACGTGGGCCGCCTGCTCGCCGAGGCGATCACGGCGGTGCGTCGATGA
- the hutI gene encoding imidazolonepropionase produces the protein MSPAAAQPTSAGTHLVTGIGQLVTCAGPDGDLPVDDLATPADERLGVLTDAALVVEDGRVAWVGPAAQAPAADHVTDLGGRAVVPGFVDSHNHLVHAGDRSAEFVARMAGTPYDGGGIGVSVAATRAATDDELRALLAARVAQARALGTTTLEVKSGYGLTVEDEVRALRLAGEVTPETTFLGAHVVPPEARADRAGYLDLVTGPMLAACAPLARWVDVFCEPNSPHAFTGEEARAVLVAGRDAGLGLRVHGNQLGPGPGVRLAVELGAASVDHCTFLDDADVAALADAAATTVATLLPGVEFSTRMPYPDARRLLDAGASVALASDCNPGTCNTASMPFVVALAVRELRMTAAETLVAATVGGARALRRPDVGRIAVGGRADLAVLDAPGHEHLAYRPGMPVARALELGGAVS, from the coding sequence ATGAGTCCGGCTGCGGCGCAGCCCACCTCGGCAGGCACGCACCTCGTCACGGGCATCGGGCAGCTCGTCACCTGCGCGGGCCCGGACGGCGACCTGCCGGTCGACGACCTCGCGACCCCGGCCGACGAGCGGCTCGGCGTCCTGACCGACGCCGCGCTCGTCGTCGAGGACGGTCGCGTCGCGTGGGTCGGCCCCGCCGCGCAGGCGCCGGCCGCCGACCACGTCACCGACCTCGGCGGCCGCGCGGTCGTCCCGGGCTTCGTCGACAGCCACAACCACCTCGTCCACGCCGGCGACCGCTCGGCGGAGTTCGTCGCCCGGATGGCCGGCACCCCGTACGACGGCGGCGGCATCGGCGTCTCGGTGGCGGCGACCCGTGCGGCCACCGACGACGAGCTGCGCGCCCTCCTCGCCGCGCGCGTCGCGCAGGCCCGGGCGCTCGGCACGACGACCCTCGAGGTCAAGAGCGGCTACGGCCTGACCGTCGAGGACGAGGTGCGCGCCCTGCGCCTGGCCGGCGAGGTCACCCCCGAGACCACCTTCCTCGGGGCCCACGTCGTCCCGCCCGAGGCCCGCGCCGACCGCGCCGGCTACCTCGACCTCGTGACCGGCCCGATGCTCGCCGCCTGCGCCCCGCTCGCCCGGTGGGTCGACGTCTTCTGCGAGCCGAACAGCCCGCACGCGTTCACCGGCGAGGAGGCCCGCGCCGTCCTCGTGGCCGGGCGCGACGCCGGGCTCGGGCTGCGCGTCCACGGCAACCAGCTCGGCCCCGGGCCGGGCGTGCGCCTCGCGGTCGAGCTCGGCGCCGCCAGCGTCGACCACTGCACCTTCCTCGACGACGCCGACGTCGCGGCCCTCGCCGACGCGGCCGCCACCACCGTCGCGACCCTCCTGCCGGGGGTCGAGTTCTCGACGCGGATGCCCTACCCGGACGCCCGGCGCCTCCTCGACGCCGGCGCCTCCGTGGCCCTGGCCTCGGACTGCAACCCCGGCACCTGCAACACGGCCTCGATGCCGTTCGTCGTCGCCCTCGCCGTCCGCGAGCTGCGGATGACCGCGGCCGAGACGCTCGTCGCGGCGACCGTGGGCGGGGCCCGGGCCCTGCGCCGCCCGGACGTCGGGCGCATCGCGGTGGGCGGGCGCGCCGACCTCGCGGTGCTCGACGCACCGGGCCACGAGCACCTGGCCTACCGGCCGGGGATGCCCGTGGCCCGCGCGCTCGAGCTCGGGGGAGCCGTCAGCTGA
- a CDS encoding DUF4235 domain-containing protein, with translation MGKLAWKLLGTGGPVLAGIVATKLVNLVWAKAGQDEINPKNPDAPAVKALAYAAAMGLAVGAARTLTERKAAQYYRRSAGHLPTEIRTQPIS, from the coding sequence ATGGGCAAGCTCGCCTGGAAGCTCCTCGGGACCGGCGGGCCCGTCCTCGCCGGGATCGTCGCCACGAAGCTCGTCAACCTCGTCTGGGCCAAGGCCGGCCAGGACGAGATCAACCCGAAGAACCCCGACGCCCCGGCGGTCAAGGCGCTCGCCTACGCCGCCGCGATGGGCCTGGCCGTCGGTGCCGCCCGGACCCTGACCGAGCGCAAGGCTGCGCAGTACTACCGCCGCTCGGCCGGGCACCTGCCCACCGAGATCCGGACCCAGCCGATCAGCTGA
- a CDS encoding ECF transporter S component, whose translation MAITTDAPARRSVTATGPLASWRTVDIITVAFLGAAFGIVFWGWAFAYEPLSKLVTVAYVPLTGLFAGTWFLAGVVGGLVVRRPGAALFCEVVAALVSMLPGTQWGASTLVSGVLQGLGAELAFALLGYKAWGPGAALFAGALSAPFEWVFEVVKFPASWADLPVLGSLAGGGGWYAELVLRDKIAYLGALGVSGAVIAGGVGWLLTRQLARAGALSAFPAGQEVREARAV comes from the coding sequence ATGGCCATCACCACCGACGCCCCCGCGCGTCGATCCGTCACCGCGACCGGGCCCCTGGCGTCCTGGCGCACCGTCGACATCATCACCGTCGCGTTCCTCGGTGCCGCCTTCGGCATCGTCTTCTGGGGCTGGGCCTTCGCCTACGAGCCCCTGAGCAAGCTCGTCACCGTCGCGTACGTCCCGCTGACCGGGCTGTTCGCCGGCACCTGGTTCCTCGCCGGCGTCGTCGGCGGGCTCGTCGTGCGCCGGCCCGGCGCCGCCCTCTTCTGCGAGGTCGTCGCCGCGCTCGTCTCGATGCTCCCCGGCACCCAGTGGGGGGCGTCCACCCTCGTGAGCGGCGTCCTGCAGGGCCTCGGCGCCGAGCTCGCCTTCGCGCTGCTCGGCTACAAGGCCTGGGGCCCGGGCGCGGCCCTGTTCGCCGGCGCGCTCTCGGCGCCGTTCGAGTGGGTCTTCGAGGTCGTCAAGTTCCCCGCCTCGTGGGCCGACCTGCCGGTCCTCGGCTCCCTCGCCGGGGGCGGCGGCTGGTACGCCGAGCTCGTCCTGCGCGACAAGATCGCCTACCTCGGGGCGCTCGGCGTCTCCGGCGCGGTCATCGCGGGCGGGGTCGGGTGGCTGCTCACCCGGCAGCTGGCCCGGGCGGGGGCGCTGTCGGCGTTCCCGGCCGGCCAGGAGGTCCGGGAGGCCCGGGCTGTCTGA